In a single window of the Coffea eugenioides isolate CCC68of chromosome 3, Ceug_1.0, whole genome shotgun sequence genome:
- the LOC113766034 gene encoding putative disease resistance protein RGA3, with protein sequence MADALIGATIQIILQKMLPLAADGIGMAFGLKEDLKNLRESAAMIRAVIADAEEKQGHDQAVKLWLKRLEGVAFDADNVLDELNYEFIRKQLQEKVCFFSFFCDTALYWRMASKVKNVNQKLKIINQEAIDFGLRSQLMGGGANIAPLPLPAISRETDSIIRQIVVGRSNDASNLVETLLSSSAKVVSVIPISGMGGLGKTTLAQLAYNDPGIDGHFDTKIWICVSEKFEVTRLFKLVLESLTKRKVKTESRDVIVQDVRKELKWKRYLIVLDDMWDERSQLWDDFFQCLVGITNTQGNWILVTTRKLNVASIVATHPTYRLEILSDDDCWSILIEKAFGGGEVPKELEEVRTEITKRCQGLPLAANVIGGLLRIKRKEEWLPIIESGLLHLSENENTVMQLLKLSFDHLPTASIKKCFAYCSILDKDFLVNKQHLIQLWMAEGFLQASHNELLEDIGNNHYHILLESSLLQEVRMYDPYLDVNARYAKMHDFVYDLARSLSGSDSIRGENCQSRYLVLHSFGEETQMKLNDISTSVSSLILLESHISGDILSNFRYLHVLKLSWVTSEVLPSSIGKLIHLRFLDLSYSRIEALPESICKLYNLQTLTFDEYPDKRTLKQLPKGMRKLVNLRHLHFFASDGQFQMPKGMRQLTCLQTLQFFNVGKDNGRTLEELACLKNLRGRLQIRNLELVNGKEGALQADLLQKPKMRHLGFEWCSVNAEAGYDDEHVLEGLQPHPNLQSLHISNYNGGKFPRWLMNMAIYMKTTDGSSITRLDKLVKLRLINCKLCTEVPALGQLPSLQVLELNGLENLRCIGTSFYCIADDSSGSSSNRSSSQGSSKLFPALKTLELANMPNLVQWRGAEATSRGGGDEGLEVFFPSLEDLMIMMCPKLTTAPGNFPSLKRLKIERMDQLLPVKQICSNATILTDLWIKGMPELTCIQDVLNKQDLAWLRLEECPYLNDIHGCGTSLRELRIMNCENLRELPENLHQLQALQTLCIMQCPNIKSIAIPSGEHGLTSLQELRFVDCSGLNSLPAEMLHSRTSLCTLVVRRCPNLVSFPIDLQQTPSLVVLVLSGCPKLTTIPEGLGRFSCLRVLFIGPFPDSSQEFELLSAVASSSVRTLAIVGWPHSNSLPEELQYLTNITKLSILNFGSVEALPDWLGNLGSLERLHLIDCEKLQNLPSMAAMRRLTKLSFLSISGCPLLQELCSNSERFKISHIPTILIDDEELMWPGSQENEETEWFQLTGSRQEAKVGLQCSYVTCGGQGTVVDFD encoded by the exons ATGGCTGACGCTCTTATTGGTGCTACCATTCAGATTATTCTGCAGAAGATGCTCCCCCTCGCCGCAGATGGGATTGGGATGGCTTTTGGACTCAAGGAGGATTTGAAGAACTTGAGAGAATCTGCTGCAATGATCCGAGCGGTCATAGCTGATGCAGAGGAAAAGCAAGGACACGATCAGGCTGTGAAACTGTGGTTGAAGAGGCTTGAAGGAGTGGCTTTTGATGCTGATAATGTGTTGGATGAGCTGAACTATGAATTTATTCGGAAACAACTGCAGGAAAAGGTGTGcttcttttcattcttttgtgATACTGCTTTGTATTGGAGAATGGCTTCTAAGGTTAAGAATGTTAACCAGAAGTTGAAAATTATCAACCAAGAAGCTATTGACTTTGGACTCAGGTCCCAGCTGATGGGAGGTGGTGCAAATATAGCTCCCCTTCCTCTCCCTGCTATAAGTCGGGAGACTGACTCTATAATTCGTCAAATTGTTGTTGGAAGATCCAATGATGCATCAAACCTAGTGGAGACATTGTTGAGCTCTTCTGCAAAAGTTGTTTCTGTTATTCCCATATCTGGCATGGGGGGGTTGGGGAAAACAACTTTGGCTCAGTTAGCATACAATGATCCAGGAATTGATGGACATTTTGATACTAAGATTTGGATTTGTGTCTCTGAGAAATTTGAAGTTACTAGGCTTTTTAAACTGGTTTTAGAATCATTGACAAAGAGAAAAGTTAAAACTGAAAGCAGGGATGTTATAGTTCAGGATGTTCGGAAAGAACTTAAATGGAAGAGATATCTTATTGTGCTTGATGACATGTGGGATGAGAGATCTCAACTCTGGGACGACTTTTTTCAATGTTTGGTGGGAATTACCAACACACAAGGAAACTGGATTCTTGTAACAACGCGTAAGCTAAATGTGGCATCAATCGTGGCTACACATCCTACCTATAGATTGGAAATATTATCGGATGATGATTGCTGGTCAATACTGATAGAAAAAGCATTTGGAGGTGGAGAAGTACCAAAAGAATTGGAAGAAGTAAGAACTGAAATCACGAAAAGATGTCAAGGTCTACCTCTGGCTGCAAATGTAATTGGAGGTTTGTTACgtatcaaaagaaaagaagagtgGCTCCCAATCATAGAGAGCGGGCTTTTGCACTTAAGTGAGAATGAAAATACTGTCATGCAACTACTAAAGTTGAGCTTCGATCATTTACCAACTGCATCCATCAAGAAGTGTTTTGCATACTGCTCGATTCTTGACAAAGATTTTCTTGTAAACAAGCAACATCTAATCCAACTCTGGATGGCAGAAGGTTTTCTTCAAGCAAGTCATAATGAGTTATTAGAGGACATAGGCAACAACCATTACCACATCCTGTTAGAGAGTTCATTGTTGCAAGAAGTAAGGATGTATGACCCCTATCTTGATGTGAATGCCAGATATGCCAAAATGCATGACTTCGTGTATGATCTTGCACGATCATTGTCAGGATCTGACAGCATAAGGGGTGAGAACTGCCAATCCAGATATCTAGTATTGCATTCATTTGGAGAAGAAACACAGATGAAGTTGAATGACATATCAACATCAGTTAGTTCATTAATTTTGCTTGAGAGTCACATATCAGGCGACATTTTATCAAACTTTAGGTACTTGCATGTGCTGAAGTTGTCTTGGGTGACTAGTGAGGTGCTGCCAAGCTCAATCGGCAAGCTGATCCATTTACGATTTCTTGACCTTTCATACTCTAGAATAGAAGCTCTGCCTGAGTCCATTTGCAAGCTTTATAATTTGCAAACACTTACATTTGATGAATATCCTGACAAGAGAACTCTTAAGCAGCTTCCAAAAGGGATGAGAAAGTTGGTTAATTTGAGACATCTCCACTTTTTTGCTTCTGATGGTCAATTCCAAATGCCAAAAGGGATGAGGCAGTTAACCTGCCTTCAAACTCTACAGTTCTTCAATGTAGGAAAAGACAATGGCCGTACACTTGAGGAGCTGGCATGCTTAAAAAACCTCCGAGGCCGCCTTCAGATTCGTAATCTAGAACTGGTAAATGGTAAAGAGGGAGCTCTGCAGGCAGATTTACTGCAAAAGCCAAAAATGCGTCACTTGGGATTTGAATGGTGTAGTGTTAATGCAGAAGCTGGTTATGATGATGAACATGTCTTGGAAGGCCTCCAGCCCCATCCAAATTTGCAAAGTTTACACATTAGTAACTACAATGGTGGGAAATTTCCACGTTGGTTAATGAACATGGCAATATACATGAAGACTACAGACGGATCATCAATAACAAGACTCGACAAATTGGTAAAGCTGAGATTAATAAACTGCAAACTATGCACAGAAGTCCCTGCCCTTGGACAGTTGCCATCTCTTCAAGTTCTTGAGTTGAATGGATTAGAGAACTTAAGATGCATTGGAACTTCATTCTATTGCATTGCTGATGATTCCAGTGGATCAAGCAGCAACAGAAGCAGTAGTCAAGGGTCAAGCAAATTGTTTCCAGCTCTTAAAACTCTTGAGTTAGCAAATATGCCAAATCTAGTACAATGGAGGGGAGCAGAAGCTACATCCAGAGGAGGTGGTGATGAAGGGCTAGAAGTGTTCTTTCCTAGCCTTGAAGATTTGATGATTATGATGTGCCCCAAACTGACCACAGCTCCAGGTAATTTTCCAAGCCTGAAGAGATTGAAAATCGAGAGGATGGACCAGCTTTTGCCAGTAAAACAGATTTGCAGCAACGCAACCATTCTCACAGACCTCTGGATCAAAGGAATGCCGGAGCTTACTTGCATTCAAGACGTGCTCAACAAACAGGACTTAGCATGGCTAAGATTGGAAGAGTGTCCCTATTTAAATGACATACATGGCTGTGGAACTTCTCTTAGAGAATTAAGGATCATGAACTGCGAGAATCTAAGGGAGTTGCCGGAGAATCTACATCAACTACAGGCTCTACAAACACTTTGTATTATGCAGTGCCCAAATATCAAGTCAATCGCGATTCCTTCAGGAGAGCATGGCCTCACATCCCTCCAAGAACTGAGATTTGTTGATTGCAGTGGGCTGAATAGTCTGCCAGCTGAAATGCTACACTCTCGTACATCTCTTTGTACTCTGGTTGTGAGAAGATGCCCCAATCTTGTCTCATTTCCAATTGATTTGCAGCAAACACCTTCTCTAGTGGTCCTAGTGCTATCCGGTTGTCCCAAATTGACCACTATACCGGAAGGACTCGGTCGCTTTTCTTGCTTAAGAGTGCTGTTTATTGGTCCATTCCCAGATTCAAGCCAGGAATTCGAATTGTTATCAGCCGTGGCTTCCTCATCTGTCCGCACTCTTGCAATAGTTGGATGGCCTCATTCAAATTCTCTGCCAGAAGAGCTTCAGTACCTGACTAACATTACAAAATTAAGTATACTCAACTTTGGATCAGTAGAAGCTTTACCTGATTGGTTGGGAAACCTTGGCTCTCTAGAAAGACTACACCTGATTGATTGTGAAAAGCTTCAAAATTTGCCTTCTATGGCTGCTATGCGACGTCTCACCAAATTAAGTTTTCTGTCAATTTCGGGTTGTCCTCTGCTACAGGAACTATGCAGCAACTCTGAGCGGTTCAAGATTTCTCATATTCCCACTATATTAATTGATGATGAAGAGTTGAT GTGGCCAGGGtctcaagaaaatgaagagacaGAATG GTTTCAGTTGACAGGATCAAGGCAAGAGGCAAAGGTTGGTCTGCAATGTAGTTATGTTACATGTGGCGGACAAGGAACTGTGGTAGATTTTGATTGA
- the LOC113766033 gene encoding probable glucan endo-1,3-beta-glucosidase A6, with protein MKIAENFLIAPLFFCLLTFSNALTSSRIGVVYGTQGTNFPPINYTVQLLEIKNAGFVKLRDANHEILKSLSQKSVRVSISIANNFLVHIASNQTFANQWVQENVLAYYPDTMIRFILVGQEVLSQNDTTLWYNLVPAMRRILDSVRSHNIHNIKVGTPLAMDILESTFPPSSGKFRSDIPHDQVIIPLLQFLNQTKSYFFLNVFPYFTWSANPTNVSLDLALFRGDKNSSYRDPESGLIYTNLLDQMLDSVLFASKKLGLDHVALAISETGWPHAGDIDQPGANRYNAATYNRNLVHRMSAKPPIGTPARPGVFIPTFIYALFDEDQIPGRGTARHFGILQANSWPVYDLDLTGKLGEGDYPLLPLPSNNEPFKGNLWCVVASEANIMELVPQLESVCSLGNGICDALSPGNDCYEPVTIRAHASYAFSSYWVKFRSRGTACHFNGLAVLTTTDPSHGSCKFPSIQVGLEISLGTSAKADDYWLKRHRSSPNSSLTLHLPKKHNLIITVHVLDPSLYLLLSRALQFATVRALFCFFNGAQPWLVVQQLLGILVKYATISSKIGINYGLNGDNLQSVHHSINLLQSMNASRVKIYDANPEVLKLLSGTKLQASIMIQDGLIPDIASDQSIADQWVRDNVLAYYPQTMIRFVLVGNEILSSNNTLLWYNLVPAMVRIHNSIKAQNIQNIKVGTPVAMDILESTFPPPSQWEI; from the exons ATGAAAATAGCAGAGAATTTTCTTATTGCTCCTTTGTTCTTCTGCCTCCTCACATTTTCAA ATGCACTAACATCAAGCAGGATTGGTGTAGTTTATGGAACGCAAGGAACTAATTTCCCACCAATAAATTACACAGTCCAGCTCCTTGAGATCAAGAATGCTGGTTTTGTAAAGCTTCGTGATGCAAATCACGAAATACTAAAATCGTTATCTCAGAAAAGTGTTCGTGTCTCAATCAGCATTGCTAACAATTTTCTCGTGCATATTGCTTCGAATCAAACATTTGCAAATCAGTGGGTACAGGAAAATGTACTTGCATATTATCCTGATACAATGATCCGGTTCATACTTGTTGGACAGGAAGTTCTAAGCCAGAATGATACAACATTGTGGTACAATCTTGTACCTGCAATGAGAAGGATCCTTGATTCAGTTAGAAGTCACAATATTCATAACATTAAAGTTGGGACTCCATTGGCTATGGACATATTGGAATCAACATTTCCACCTTCTAGTGGGAAATTCAGGTCTGATATTCCTCATGATCAGGTCATCATACCATTGCTGCAATTCTTGAATCAAACAAAGTCATATTTCTTCCTAAATGTCTTCCCCTATTTTACATGGTCTGCAAATCCAACAAATGTGAGCCTAGACTTGGCTTTATTTAGGGGCGACAAAAATTCTTCATACAGAGATCCAGAGAGTGGTTTGATTTACACAAACCTCCTAGATCAGATGCTAGACTCAGTTCTCTTTGCTAGTAAAAAATTAGGCCTTGACCATGTTGCATTAGCAATATCAGAAACTGGTTGGCCTCATGCAGGTGACATTGATCAGCCTGGTGCAAATAGATACAATGCTGCTACTTACAACAGAAATCTTGTGCACAGAATGTCTGCTAAACCACCAATTGGGACACCGGCTAGACCTGGTGTATTCATACCAACATTCATATATGCTTTATTTGATGAAGATCAAATTCCAGGACGAGGAACAGCAAGGCACTTTGGAATTCTGCAAGCCAATTCCTGGCCTGTGTATGATTTAGACCTGACAGGAAAGCTAGGAGAAGGGGACTATCCCCTATTGCCACTGCCATCAAATAATGAGCCCTTTAAAGGAAATCTGTGGTGTGTTGTGGCAAGCGAAGCAAACATAATGGAATTAGTTCCACAATTGGAATCTGTTTGCAGCCTTGGCAATGGAATTTGTGATGCACTATCTCCAGGAAATGATTGCTATGAACCAGTAACAATTAGAGCTCATGCTAGTTATGCATTTAGCTCATATTGGGTTAAGTTTAGGAGCAGAGGTACAGCTTGTCATTTCAATGGTCTTGCAGTGCTAACCACCACAGATCCAA GCCATGGATCGTGCAAGTTTCCAAGT ATTCAAGTTGGTTTGGAAATTAGTTTAGGTACTTCTGCAAAAGCAGATGACTATTGGCTTAAGAGGCATCGTTCTTCTCCAAATTCATCACTGACTCTACATCTTCCAAAGAAGCATAATTTG ATTATTACTGTACATGTTCTTGATCCTTCCTTGTATTTATTGCTGTCACGAGCCTTGCAATTTGCAACAGTAAGAgctctcttttgtttttttaatggGGCTCAACCATGGCTGGTTGTTCAACAGCTTCTTGGAATTCTAGTAAAAT ATGCTACAATATCAAGCAAGATAGGGATAAATTATGGTTTGAATGGAGACAATTTGCAATCTGTACATCATTCAATCAACCTTCTTCAAAGCATGAATGCCAGTCGAGTGAAGATTTATGATGCTAATCCTGAAGTACTTAAACTGCTGTCTGGAACAAAGCTTCAAGCCTCAATCATGATTCAGGATGGACTTATCCCAGATATCGCTTCAGATCAATCCATTGCAGATCAATGGGTAAGAGATAACGTTCTTGCTTATTACCCTCAAACAATGATCCGCTTTGTACTAGTTGGAAATGAAATCCTAAGCAGCAATAATACATTGCTATGGTACAACCTTGTACCTGCCATGGTAAGGATTCATAACTCAATCAAGGCACAAAATATTCAGAACATCAAAGTTGGGACGCCAGTAGCCATGGACATCTTGGAATCAACATTTCCACCACCTTCCCAGTGGGAAATTTAG